The Caulobacter sp. FWC26 genome contains a region encoding:
- a CDS encoding protein-glutamate O-methyltransferase CheR: MSQAALALQPDVNGEPLSAKNFDRLAVFIHDYSGIKMPGNKKTMLEGRLRRRMRVHGYDNVNDYCRFLFEEHGLDTETVHLIDAVTTNKTEFFREPVHFTYLQEALLPRLAKAGRREIKVWSAAASTGAEPYTLAMVLDAFCREQRGLDYAIFATDICTEVLSQALDGRYPASMIDPVPVAFRRRYVRQSRDASRHEVRIAPSLREKVLFGRLNLMEEDYPLDQDMDIIFCRNILIYFDKATQAKVLSRLCRHLRPNGHLFLGHSESIVGLDLPVRQVANTVFQRC, encoded by the coding sequence GTGTCTCAAGCCGCCCTCGCCCTGCAGCCCGACGTGAACGGCGAGCCGCTGAGCGCTAAGAACTTCGACCGCCTCGCCGTCTTCATCCACGACTACAGCGGCATCAAGATGCCCGGCAACAAGAAGACCATGCTCGAGGGCAGGCTTCGTCGGCGCATGCGTGTGCACGGCTACGACAACGTCAACGACTACTGCCGCTTTCTATTCGAGGAGCATGGGCTCGACACCGAGACCGTGCATCTGATCGACGCCGTCACCACCAACAAGACCGAATTCTTCCGCGAACCCGTCCACTTCACCTATCTGCAAGAAGCGCTGCTGCCCAGGCTGGCCAAGGCCGGACGGCGTGAGATCAAGGTCTGGAGCGCCGCCGCCTCGACGGGGGCGGAGCCCTATACCCTGGCGATGGTGCTGGACGCGTTCTGCAGGGAGCAGCGCGGGCTAGACTACGCCATTTTCGCCACCGACATCTGCACCGAGGTGTTGTCTCAAGCGCTGGACGGCCGCTATCCGGCCTCGATGATTGACCCCGTTCCAGTCGCCTTTCGGCGGCGCTATGTTCGCCAATCCAGGGACGCTTCTCGGCACGAGGTCCGGATCGCGCCCAGCCTGCGAGAAAAGGTCCTGTTCGGCCGTCTCAACCTGATGGAGGAAGACTACCCCCTCGATCAGGACATGGACATCATCTTCTGCCGCAACATCTTGATATACTTCGATAAAGCAACCCAGGCGAAGGTGCTCTCGCGGCTGTGTCGCCACCTGCGGCCGAACGGCCACCTGTTCCTGGGTCATTCGGAGTCGATCGTCGGCCTGGATCTCCCCGTCCGACAGGTCGCCAATACAGTCTTCCAGAGGTGCTAG
- a CDS encoding chemotaxis protein CheW, with the protein MSRAADGQYVTLGLGAEVFAVPVAYVREILDFAPPFGIPEGPGYMLGLTDVRGRGTPTLDLRRKLGLPGVAPTLTTRILVVDVPIDDRTLSLGLVADRVIEVAAFSESQIEAAPDIGVPWRSDYIQGVVRRDSGFVVIFDLARLLTGQDAALIAQAA; encoded by the coding sequence TTGAGCCGCGCCGCCGATGGTCAATACGTCACCCTGGGTCTGGGGGCGGAGGTCTTCGCCGTCCCCGTGGCCTACGTCCGGGAGATCCTGGACTTCGCGCCGCCCTTCGGGATCCCCGAAGGCCCTGGCTATATGCTGGGCCTGACCGATGTGCGCGGCCGGGGAACCCCCACCCTGGATCTTCGCCGCAAGCTGGGCCTACCGGGGGTCGCGCCGACGCTGACGACCCGGATCCTGGTCGTGGACGTGCCGATCGATGATCGCACGCTCTCGCTAGGGCTTGTGGCCGATCGCGTGATCGAGGTCGCGGCCTTTTCCGAAAGCCAGATCGAGGCTGCGCCCGACATCGGCGTCCCCTGGCGGTCGGACTACATCCAAGGCGTCGTGCGCCGGGACAGCGGCTTCGTCGTTATCTTCGACCTGGCCCGACTGTTGACCGGGCAGGACGCCGCACTCATCGCGCAAGCCGCCTAA
- a CDS encoding chemotaxis protein CheA gives MSGVDPVETFRQEAQEMLEQVEQGLLDLAGRPDDRDLVDAVFRGLHTLKGSGAMFGFDALAAFTHHCETAFDRVRKGQVPASPALIAAVLAAQDHIRALAEGRPVAAEVGEALLADLQAAVDGAAPSDASTTPALKTFKIRFSLPADALVNGARPLPLLDELRDLGEATVRVITDAVPPLGELVPTHCHLAWEVVLTTAHGRDAIDDVFIFVIDDMTLEVEDLTPAPAPAPAPAATATREETPAPALVAEAAPQDVPAAATAAPGAGPEAGRAAKAGDTVRVPAERLDEMMDRVGELVIAQSRLKQLAASSSDVALRAVAEEIERLAAEMRDTMMIVRMVPIAQLFGRFRRLIHDLERDTGKRIELSTEGETTELDKTVIERLADPLIHLIRNAADHGLEGPEQRAAAGKPPVGRIMLAARQSGAEVVITITDDGRGIDRARVRAKAEENGLIAPGAVLGDQELLQLIFAPGFSTAAAITNLSGRGVGMDVVKKTIEGLRGAIDISSEPGQGSVVSLRIPLTLAIIDGLLVRVGASRYVIPLGAVEECVELSPAQDARSTGRSLITLRDELVPFIRLRDQFKSHSAPDPHQKIVVVATGQDRVGLVVDQILGDHQTVIKPLSSFHADVGAFSGATILGDGGVALILDIPALVQMGQRHDAHLRAAG, from the coding sequence GTGAGCGGCGTCGATCCGGTCGAGACCTTCCGCCAGGAAGCTCAGGAAATGCTGGAGCAGGTCGAACAGGGCCTGCTCGACCTGGCCGGACGCCCGGACGATCGCGACCTGGTCGACGCGGTCTTCCGGGGCCTGCACACGCTGAAGGGCTCGGGCGCGATGTTCGGCTTCGACGCCCTGGCCGCCTTTACTCACCATTGCGAGACCGCCTTCGACCGGGTGCGCAAGGGCCAGGTTCCCGCCTCCCCCGCCCTGATCGCAGCGGTTTTGGCTGCGCAGGACCACATCCGCGCGCTGGCCGAAGGGCGACCTGTCGCCGCCGAAGTCGGCGAAGCCCTGCTGGCCGATCTCCAGGCCGCCGTGGATGGCGCCGCGCCGAGCGACGCGTCGACCACGCCAGCGCTCAAGACCTTCAAGATCCGCTTCAGTCTGCCGGCCGACGCGCTGGTCAACGGCGCGCGGCCCCTGCCGCTGCTGGACGAGCTGCGAGACCTGGGTGAGGCCACGGTCCGGGTGATCACCGACGCGGTGCCGCCGCTGGGCGAGTTGGTTCCGACCCATTGTCACCTGGCCTGGGAGGTGGTGCTGACCACCGCCCACGGCCGCGATGCGATCGATGACGTGTTCATCTTCGTGATCGACGACATGACCCTGGAGGTCGAGGACCTCACCCCGGCCCCGGCCCCGGCCCCGGCCCCGGCCGCGACCGCGACCCGGGAGGAAACGCCCGCCCCGGCGCTGGTCGCCGAGGCCGCGCCTCAGGACGTCCCCGCCGCCGCCACCGCCGCCCCGGGAGCCGGGCCCGAAGCCGGCCGCGCCGCCAAGGCCGGCGACACCGTGCGTGTCCCGGCCGAGCGCCTGGACGAGATGATGGACCGCGTGGGCGAACTGGTCATCGCCCAGTCGCGCCTCAAGCAGCTGGCCGCCTCCAGCAGCGACGTCGCCCTGCGCGCCGTCGCCGAGGAGATCGAGCGCCTGGCCGCCGAGATGCGCGACACCATGATGATCGTCCGCATGGTGCCGATCGCCCAGCTGTTCGGCCGCTTCCGCCGCCTGATCCACGATCTGGAGCGCGACACCGGCAAGCGCATCGAGCTGTCGACCGAGGGCGAGACCACCGAGCTGGACAAGACGGTGATCGAACGTCTGGCCGACCCGCTGATCCACCTGATCCGCAACGCCGCCGACCATGGCCTGGAAGGACCCGAACAGCGCGCCGCCGCCGGCAAGCCGCCGGTGGGCCGCATCATGCTGGCCGCCCGCCAGTCCGGCGCCGAGGTGGTCATCACCATCACCGACGACGGCCGCGGCATCGACCGCGCCCGCGTGCGGGCCAAGGCCGAGGAGAACGGCCTGATCGCCCCCGGCGCGGTGCTGGGCGACCAGGAGCTGCTGCAGCTGATCTTCGCCCCCGGCTTCTCGACCGCCGCGGCGATCACCAACCTGTCGGGCCGCGGCGTCGGCATGGACGTGGTCAAGAAGACCATCGAGGGCCTGCGCGGCGCAATCGACATCAGCAGCGAGCCCGGCCAGGGCTCGGTCGTCTCGCTGCGGATCCCGCTGACCCTGGCGATCATCGACGGCCTGCTCGTGCGGGTCGGCGCCAGCCGCTATGTCATCCCGCTGGGCGCGGTCGAGGAGTGCGTGGAGCTCTCCCCCGCCCAGGACGCGCGCTCGACCGGCCGCAGCCTGATCACCCTGCGTGACGAGCTGGTGCCCTTCATCCGCCTGCGCGACCAGTTCAAGTCCCACAGCGCGCCTGATCCGCACCAGAAGATCGTCGTCGTCGCCACCGGCCAGGATCGCGTCGGCCTCGTCGTCGACCAGATCCTGGGCGACCACCAGACGGTCATCAAGCCGCTGTCCAGCTTCCACGCCGATGTCGGCGCCTTCTCGGGCGCGACCATCCTGGGCGACGGCGGCGTGGCCCTGATCCTCGACATCCCCGCCCTGGTCCAGATGGGCCAGCGGCACGACGCCCACCTGCGCGCGGCCGGATAG
- a CDS encoding chemotaxis protein CheW: MSTLEALTFDLHGETFALEATLVREVLDLLPETEVPGAPAFVSAVINFRGRIIPLVDLRVAFDMPLAETTIDNRIVVIEHPLDGEPALIGLRADKVHEVTAITEDSTADVPRVGMRWRADFIHRLARRDGDLIVIPDLDQIFAARGQTASITPFHPPQVR, translated from the coding sequence ATGAGCACCCTCGAAGCCCTCACCTTCGACCTGCACGGCGAAACCTTCGCACTCGAGGCCACGCTGGTCCGGGAAGTCCTGGACCTGCTGCCCGAGACCGAAGTCCCCGGCGCGCCGGCCTTCGTCAGCGCAGTGATCAACTTCCGTGGCCGGATCATTCCCCTGGTCGACCTGCGCGTCGCCTTCGACATGCCGCTGGCCGAGACGACCATCGACAACCGCATCGTGGTCATCGAGCACCCGCTGGACGGCGAGCCCGCCCTGATCGGCCTGCGCGCCGACAAGGTCCACGAGGTCACCGCCATCACCGAGGATAGCACCGCCGACGTCCCCCGCGTGGGCATGCGCTGGCGCGCCGACTTCATTCACCGCCTCGCCCGACGGGACGGCGACCTCATCGTCATCCCCGACCTCGATCAGATCTTCGCCGCACGGGGCCAGACAGCCTCGATCACGCCCTTCCATCCGCCCCAAGTCCGCTGA
- a CDS encoding methyl-accepting chemotaxis protein has translation MRLTIKLQLAAAFGFIIVLLLMGNLFGLNSLSKASAEMDAIIKGPTARLEAAQQLEIHLLNMVRNEKNMILVGSPEEVRKLEASFDKERQAFDAVLTKAEGLATAEGRPKWVALGTAFEQLNEVHAKVVQLTLAGDDRAAATLSMGEGRKVVTEASARAHELVELSKAQLDAASTKADEDFAGTRNVLIGVSIVSLLAAVGAAIYIAAVVSKGLNRASEAVSAVADGDLTRTVEITSRDEIGDLLGHVNVMIERLRGVVADAVSASENVSSGSQELSATSEQMSQGATEQASAAEQASASMEEMAANIKQNADNASQTEKIARQSAIEAETSGQAVSNAVGAMQTIAEKITIVQEIARQTDLLALNAAVEAARAGEHGRGFAVVASEVRKLAERSQTAAAEISAVSSDTVKAAQTAGEMLTSLVPNIRKTAELVAEISAACREQDIGASQINEAIQQLDKVTQQNASASEEMSATSEELAAQAEELQASIAFFRTDSTGGARRPAARPTSSVKRTSASTKTATKPKSPARTPVAAQQARAAGFALDLTKGGPDADDADFREYA, from the coding sequence ATGCGCCTCACCATCAAGCTACAACTCGCCGCCGCCTTCGGGTTCATCATCGTCCTGCTGCTGATGGGCAACCTGTTCGGACTCAACAGCCTGTCCAAGGCCAGCGCCGAGATGGACGCCATCATCAAGGGCCCCACCGCGCGTCTCGAAGCCGCACAACAGCTTGAAATCCACCTGCTGAACATGGTGCGCAACGAGAAGAACATGATCCTCGTGGGTTCGCCCGAAGAGGTTCGCAAGCTCGAGGCGTCATTCGACAAGGAGCGCCAGGCGTTCGACGCGGTGCTGACCAAGGCTGAGGGACTGGCCACGGCCGAGGGACGCCCCAAGTGGGTGGCGCTGGGAACTGCCTTCGAACAGCTGAACGAAGTCCATGCCAAGGTTGTACAGCTGACCCTGGCGGGCGACGATCGCGCTGCGGCGACGCTGTCGATGGGCGAAGGCCGCAAGGTCGTGACCGAAGCGAGCGCACGAGCGCACGAGTTGGTTGAACTCTCCAAGGCACAGCTCGACGCCGCGTCGACCAAGGCCGATGAAGACTTCGCCGGGACGCGGAACGTCCTGATCGGCGTCTCGATCGTGTCGCTTCTGGCTGCGGTCGGCGCCGCCATCTACATCGCGGCGGTCGTCAGCAAGGGCCTGAACCGCGCGTCGGAAGCCGTGAGCGCCGTCGCTGACGGCGACCTGACCAGGACGGTCGAAATCACCAGCCGCGACGAAATCGGCGATCTGCTAGGCCATGTGAACGTGATGATCGAGCGCCTGCGTGGCGTGGTCGCCGACGCGGTCTCTGCCTCGGAGAACGTCTCCTCCGGCAGCCAGGAACTCTCGGCCACGTCCGAGCAGATGAGCCAGGGCGCCACCGAGCAGGCCTCGGCCGCCGAACAGGCCTCGGCCTCGATGGAAGAGATGGCCGCCAACATCAAGCAGAACGCCGACAACGCCTCGCAGACCGAGAAGATCGCCCGCCAGTCGGCGATTGAAGCCGAGACCTCGGGCCAGGCGGTCAGCAACGCGGTCGGCGCCATGCAGACCATCGCCGAGAAGATCACCATCGTTCAGGAAATCGCCCGCCAGACCGACCTCCTGGCCCTGAACGCCGCCGTCGAGGCCGCCCGGGCCGGCGAGCATGGCCGAGGCTTCGCCGTCGTCGCCTCGGAAGTCCGCAAGCTGGCCGAACGGAGCCAGACCGCCGCCGCCGAGATCAGCGCCGTGTCCAGCGACACCGTCAAGGCCGCCCAGACCGCCGGTGAGATGCTCACCAGCCTCGTGCCCAATATCCGCAAAACCGCCGAACTGGTGGCCGAGATCAGCGCCGCCTGCCGAGAACAGGACATCGGCGCCAGCCAGATCAACGAAGCCATCCAGCAACTCGACAAGGTCACCCAGCAGAACGCCTCGGCCTCCGAGGAGATGTCGGCGACCTCCGAGGAACTGGCCGCCCAGGCAGAGGAACTCCAGGCCTCCATCGCTTTCTTCCGCACCGACAGCACAGGCGGCGCCCGTCGTCCCGCCGCTCGGCCGACATCTTCGGTCAAGCGCACCTCGGCATCCACCAAGACCGCGACCAAGCCCAAATCGCCCGCACGCACACCAGTTGCGGCCCAGCAGGCCCGCGCTGCGGGCTTCGCTCTGGACCTGACCAAGGGCGGGCCGGACGCCGATGACGCGGACTTCCGCGAGTACGCCTGA
- a CDS encoding STAS domain-containing protein, translating to MNNQEKFSVSISDSIVIGNISDVRDLIFSAFDQKLPIAIDISRVTDADITLPQLIESARRSAAIEGREIRLSQPADGAVLQLLRRGGFLDSSDPARVDFWLQGTTPQ from the coding sequence ATGAATAACCAAGAAAAATTCTCGGTTTCAATTTCAGATTCTATTGTTATCGGAAATATCTCTGACGTTCGCGACCTGATCTTTTCCGCGTTCGATCAGAAACTCCCGATTGCGATAGATATTTCCCGCGTCACTGACGCAGACATCACGCTGCCTCAGCTGATCGAGTCCGCGCGGCGGTCCGCAGCGATCGAAGGGCGGGAGATCCGCCTGAGCCAACCCGCCGACGGCGCGGTCCTTCAGTTGCTGCGGCGCGGCGGCTTCCTCGACTCATCGGACCCGGCGCGGGTCGATTTCTGGCTTCAAGGGACGACACCGCAATGA
- a CDS encoding response regulator: protein MTAILTVDDSASIRAAIKIALSSEGYSVTEAANGSEGLDKATAGGFDLVVTDLNMPVMDGLTMIRQLRQRPAGAGVPIIFLTTESDADVKAQAKAAGATGWLTKPFDPDQLVRVVQKVLAK, encoded by the coding sequence ATGACCGCGATCCTTACCGTCGACGACTCCGCCAGCATCCGAGCGGCGATCAAGATCGCCTTGAGCTCTGAAGGTTACAGCGTGACCGAAGCGGCGAACGGCTCCGAGGGCCTGGACAAGGCTACCGCCGGGGGCTTCGACCTTGTGGTCACCGACCTGAACATGCCCGTGATGGACGGGCTGACCATGATCCGTCAGCTCCGGCAGCGACCGGCCGGCGCGGGCGTCCCCATCATCTTCCTCACCACGGAGTCCGACGCCGACGTCAAGGCGCAGGCCAAGGCGGCCGGCGCGACCGGTTGGCTCACCAAGCCCTTCGATCCGGACCAGCTGGTCCGCGTCGTCCAGAAGGTCCTCGCCAAGTGA
- a CDS encoding methyl-accepting chemotaxis protein, whose translation MRATIKLKLASAFAVVLLLTATLGATGVIKMATVNDQSTIIAENWMPSIDAIHRINTATSDLRLGHYAHVASTDPADMANIEKQIKVLTGLIAQTRTRYEKLISSEQERALYGSFSRKYDDYLEEADKALVLSRQNQNVAAAQMLEDSQATYDEMSGELLKLVELNVAGGNAASATGDKIFADARLIFIGLMALALALGVAAAFWISRTVTLGLRKASEAVQAVSIGDLNNTVTVTTNDEIKDLIDYLNIMTGNLRETAALADKVASGDLSVRPKPLSDKDTLGMSLERMVDSLQASASLADKVADGDLTVQIKLNSDKDTLGLALERMTANLRETAALTDKIADGDLTVQPRPRSDRDILGLALERMVDRLRGVVADAVSASENVSAGSQELSATSEQMSQGATEQASAAEQASASMEEMAANIKQNADNATQTEKIARQSAIEAETSGQAVSNAVGAMQTIAEKITIVQEIARQTDLLALNAAVEAARAGEHGRGFAVVASEVRKLAERSQTAAAEISAVSSDTVKATQAAGEMLTTLVPNIRRTAELVSEISAACREQDIGAGQINEAIQQLDKVTQQNASASEEMSATSEELAAQAEELQASIAFFRTDSAGAARRAAPPSVKRPVPSAARKAPPKTASTRAVASQQARAAGFALDMAHGSADADDAAFKEYGT comes from the coding sequence ATGCGCGCAACGATCAAGTTGAAGCTCGCCAGCGCCTTCGCCGTCGTTCTGTTGCTGACAGCAACCCTCGGCGCCACGGGCGTGATCAAGATGGCGACGGTCAATGATCAGTCGACCATCATCGCTGAAAACTGGATGCCGAGCATCGATGCGATCCATCGCATCAACACCGCGACTTCCGACCTACGGCTTGGACACTATGCCCACGTCGCTTCAACCGACCCCGCCGACATGGCGAATATTGAAAAGCAGATCAAGGTCCTGACGGGTTTGATCGCCCAAACCCGGACGCGGTATGAGAAGCTGATCTCGTCGGAGCAGGAGCGGGCTCTCTACGGATCCTTCTCGCGCAAGTACGACGACTACCTTGAGGAGGCCGACAAGGCGCTCGTCCTCTCCCGCCAGAACCAGAACGTGGCGGCGGCGCAGATGCTTGAGGACAGCCAGGCAACCTACGATGAGATGTCGGGCGAACTGCTGAAGCTGGTCGAACTCAATGTCGCCGGCGGCAATGCCGCCAGCGCGACTGGCGACAAGATCTTCGCCGACGCGCGCTTGATCTTCATCGGCCTGATGGCCTTGGCCCTGGCCCTCGGCGTGGCTGCAGCCTTCTGGATTTCGCGGACGGTCACCCTGGGACTGCGCAAGGCCAGCGAAGCCGTACAAGCCGTGTCCATCGGCGATCTGAACAACACCGTTACGGTAACCACCAACGACGAGATCAAGGACCTGATCGACTATCTCAACATCATGACCGGCAACCTGCGGGAGACTGCTGCGCTGGCCGACAAGGTCGCAAGCGGCGACCTGAGCGTGCGGCCGAAGCCGCTGTCTGACAAGGACACGCTAGGCATGTCGCTTGAGCGCATGGTCGACAGCCTTCAGGCTAGCGCGTCCCTGGCGGACAAGGTGGCGGATGGCGACCTGACCGTCCAGATCAAGCTGAACTCCGACAAGGACACGCTGGGCTTGGCGCTGGAACGGATGACCGCCAATCTGCGTGAAACCGCCGCCCTCACCGACAAGATCGCAGACGGCGACCTGACGGTGCAGCCACGGCCGCGTTCGGATCGGGATATCCTGGGCCTGGCCCTTGAGCGCATGGTCGACCGCCTGCGTGGCGTAGTCGCCGACGCGGTCTCGGCCTCGGAGAACGTCTCGGCCGGCAGCCAGGAACTCTCGGCCACGTCCGAGCAGATGAGCCAGGGCGCCACCGAGCAGGCCTCGGCCGCCGAACAGGCCTCGGCCTCGATGGAAGAGATGGCCGCCAACATCAAGCAGAACGCCGACAACGCCACGCAAACCGAGAAGATCGCCCGCCAGTCGGCGATCGAAGCCGAGACCTCGGGCCAGGCGGTCAGCAACGCGGTCGGCGCCATGCAGACCATCGCCGAGAAGATCACCATCGTTCAGGAAATCGCTCGCCAGACCGACCTCCTGGCCCTGAACGCCGCCGTCGAGGCCGCCCGGGCCGGCGAGCATGGTCGCGGCTTCGCCGTCGTCGCGTCGGAAGTCCGCAAGCTGGCCGAACGCAGCCAGACCGCCGCCGCCGAGATCAGCGCCGTGTCCAGCGACACCGTCAAGGCCACCCAGGCCGCCGGCGAGATGCTCACCACCCTGGTGCCGAACATCCGCAGGACCGCTGAACTGGTCTCCGAGATCAGCGCCGCCTGCCGCGAGCAGGACATCGGCGCCGGGCAGATCAACGAGGCTATCCAGCAGCTCGACAAGGTCACCCAGCAGAACGCCTCGGCCTCCGAGGAAATGTCGGCGACCTCCGAAGAGCTGGCCGCCCAGGCCGAGGAACTGCAGGCGTCCATCGCCTTCTTCCGCACCGACAGCGCGGGCGCCGCCCGTCGCGCCGCCCCACCGTCGGTCAAACGACCGGTCCCTTCCGCCGCGCGCAAAGCGCCTCCGAAGACCGCCTCGACTCGCGCGGTCGCCTCCCAGCAGGCCCGCGCTGCGGGCTTCGCCCTGGACATGGCGCACGGAAGCGCGGACGCCGACGACGCCGCTTTCAAGGAGTACGGAACTTGA